The following are from one region of the Ananas comosus cultivar F153 linkage group 20, ASM154086v1, whole genome shotgun sequence genome:
- the LOC109725622 gene encoding protein cornichon homolog 1-like, with protein sequence MAWELILWILSFVSVISLIAMTAYQLICLSDLEFDYINPYDSSSRINSVVIPEYIVQGLLCTSFLLTWHWFPFLITAPVTYYHVKLFMNKKHLIDVTEIFRQLNGEKKQRLIKLGFYLSLFVIVIYRLVITAVALLLEEDMNLLDSGTL encoded by the exons ATGGCGTGGGAGCTCATCCTGTGGATCCTCTCCTTCGTCTCTGTCATCTCCCTCATCGCCATGACCGCGTATCAG CTTATTTGCTTATCAGATTTGGAGTTCGACTACATCAACCCATATGATTCATCATCTCGTATCAATTCCGTTGTCATTCCAGAATACATCGTTCAAGGACTCCTATGCACTTCTTTTCTCCTAACGTGGCATTGGTTTCCCTTCCTAATAACTGCGCCTGTTACATACTACCATGTGAAACT GTTTATGAACAAGAAGCATCTTATAGATGTTACCGAGATTTTCCGGCAACTTAATGGGGAGAAGAAGCAAAGGTTGATCAAGCTCGGTTTCTACTTGAGCTTATTTGTGATAGTGATTTACAG GCTTGTGATAACGGCCGTTGCCCTACTTCTGGAGGAAGATATGAATCTTTTGGACTCTGGAACTCTATAG
- the LOC109725419 gene encoding 60S ribosomal protein L6-like isoform X1, giving the protein MAPKKARVGSRNPSLARGIGKFSRSKMYHKRGIWAIKAKHGGVFPRHEPKEAAAAAASEKPAKFYPADDVKKPLANRRKPKPTKLRASITPGTVLILLAGRFMGKRVVFLKQLPSGLLLVTGPFKVNGVPLRRVNQAYVIGTSTKVDISGVNVEKFDDKYFAKEKKTKTKKTEGEFFETEKEETKSLPQEKKDDQKVVDSQLIKAIESVPDLKAYLSARFSLRSGMKPHELAF; this is encoded by the exons ATGGCGCCGAAGAAGGCTAGGGTTGGGAGCCGCAACCCCTCGCTGGCTCGCGGGATCGGCAAGTTCTCGCGGTCGAAGATGTACCACAAGCGCGGGATCTGGGCCATCAAGGCCAAGCACGGTGGCGTCTTCCCCCGCCACGAGCCCAAggaggcggcggccgcggcggcgtcgGAGAAGCCCGCCAAGTTCTACCCCGCCGACGACGTTAAGAAGCCCCTCGCCAACCGCCGCAAGCCCAAGCCCACCAAGCTTAG GGCGAGTATTACTCCTGGGACGGTGTTGATCCTGCTTGCTGGGAGGTTCATGGGGAAGAGAGTCGTCTTCCTCAAGCAGCTCCCATCAGGATTGCTTCTAGTCACCG GGCCCTTCAAGGTCAATGGAGTCCCACTTCGCCGTGTCAATCAAGCTTATGTGATTGGAACATCGACCAAGGTTGATATTTCTGGCGTTAATGTTGAAAAGTTTGATGACAAATATTTCGCCAAGGAAAAGAAGACGAAAACAAAGAAGACCGAGGGTGAATTTTTCGAGACGGAGAAGGAG GAGACCAAGTCATTGCCACAGGAGAAGAAAGATGATCAAAAGGTGGTTGATTCCCAGTTGATTAAGGCTATCGAATCCGTCCCCGATTTGAAAGCGTATTTATCGGCTAGGTTCTCTCTTCGATCCGGCATGAAGCCGCACGAGCTTGCTTTCTAG
- the LOC109725417 gene encoding lysine-specific demethylase JMJ30 isoform X2: MGSEPGGGGGSGSGSSGSGGVGEERRAALLRRITEEGGFAYVSSAEKAACGDLRAAEAAREMAWEQLHSGPWHAVVPAWRDAYAMACLHVAELRAGAGDRREALRALDMGLIMGGPLLRGELDAAVERIAAEGSEKRREEEEKGDAERWREELAKNQNLEEVLQALPKKSLSCKIIEKRSSMSLETFISDHFLRESPVVISGCIDHWPARTKWKDIEYLKGIAGDRTVPVEVGKNYLCTEWKQELITFSQFLERIWCTDCPANLTYLAQHPLFDQIRELRNDIMIPDFCFAGGGELQSLNAWFGPLGTVTPLHHDPHHNLFAQKIEVMSDAIA; the protein is encoded by the exons ATGGGAAGCGAaccgggcggcggcggcggcagcggcagcggcagcagcggcagcggcggtgttGGCGAGGAGCGGCGGGCGGCGCTGCTGCGGCGGATAACGGAGGAGGGCGGGTTCGCGTACGTGAGCTCGGCGGAGAAGGCGGCGTGCGGGGACCTgcgcgcggcggaggcggcgcggGAGATGGCGTGGGAGCAGCTCCACTCGGGGCCCTGGCACGCGGTGGTGCCCGCGTGGCGCGACGCCTACGCCATGGCCTGTCTCCACGTCGCGGAGCTCCGCGCCGGCGCCGGGGACCGTCGCGAGGCGCTCCGGGCGCTCGACATGGGCCTCATCATGGGGGGCCCGCTCCTCCGCGGCGAGCTCGACGCCGCCGTTGAGAGAATCGCGGCGGAGGGGAGCGAGAAGCGgcgggaggaggaagagaaggggGACGCCGAGAGGTGGAGGGAGGAGCTCGCGAAGAATCAGAACTTGGAAGAG GTGCTTCAAGCTCTGCCGAAGAAATCTCTGTCTTGTAAGATTATTGAAAAGCGATCATCCATGTCTTTGGAAACCTTTATTAGTGATCACTTCTTACGCGAGTCTCCGGTTGTAATCAGTGGCTGTATCGACCATTGGCCGGCGCGGACAAAATGGAAGGACATTGAATATCTGAAAGGGATTGCAGGGGATCGAACTGTGCCGGTGGAG GTTGGAAAGAATTACCTCTGCACCGAGTGGAAGCAAGAGCTGATCACCTTCTCCCAATTCCTGGAGAGGATTTGGTGCACCGACTGTCCGGCCAATTTGACATATCTAGCCCAGCATCCTTTGTTTGACCAA ATAAGAGAGCTACGCAATGACATAATGATTCCAGATTTTTGTTTTGCTGGTGGTGGGGAACTCCAATCTCTTAATGCCTGGTTTGGCCCACTTGGGACTGTGACTCCATTACACCACGATCCCCACCATAATCTTTTTGCTCAG AAAATTGAAGTGATGAGTGATGCAATTGCCTAA
- the LOC109725873 gene encoding uncharacterized protein LOC109725873 → MDRYVVPAPQQNPRSPRSGRARWTRSAAEIEGRFGFDYRHEASRLLIDSYAEARAFEHNYNDGSNSCPTQLARIFNAANQDTPISSMREGISALEFDAKGVYLASVTKSGCLTVHDFETLYCTTYGPISRYLGEEAKHLLHISTSMPLDAVQWNPENQDEIACASRQNDKIVLFDIGYVTSDPVQVLEKGKSKFSRLNSELNNGLSDVVFASDGKSRLFGSGLDGAIYMWDRRQSNIHCLELTTLSQCQLNSIELDLENRVIFGASRHGIIYAWDLRGGRTSFAFQSHNEVPLLTSLKISSMLEKITSLKVQSNIVSSEIHSLNFDPSCPYQLAFHLDDGWSGVLNINTLTVTHMHCPPPAWLEGVDMSLCPSTRKPSWLPTCSVYAVGSLSGAGIYLLDFRPNTNSACHVDFDEEQESNSRGRRGTIQNKFVPASQNVVACAAHPLNGTIIAGTKHSSLLVLSQKRKGSP, encoded by the exons ATGGATCGCTACGTCGTCCCCGCTCCTCAACAAAACCCTAGATCTCCTCGCAG TGGGAGAGCTCGATGGACACGGAGCGCCGCGGAGATCGAAGGAAGATTCGGATTCGATTATCGACACGAAGCATCTCGGCTCCTGATTGATTCTTACGCGGAG GCTAGGGCATTTGAGCATAATTACAATGATGGGTCAAATAGCTGTCCAACACAG CTGGCTCGGATTTTTAATGCTGCAAATCAAGACACTCCAATCTCTAGCATGAG GGAAGGCATTTCGGCATTGGAATTTGATGCCAAG GGCGTCTATCTTGCATCTGTGACTAAATCTGGGTGTCTAACAGTGCACGATTTTGAGACCTTGTACTGTACTACGTATGGTCCTATATCAA GGTATTTGGGTGAGGAGGCAAAACATTTACTGCATATTTCTACTTCCATGCCTTTAGATGCTGTTCAATGGAATCCGGAAAATCAAGATGAG ATTGCTTGTGCATCTAGGCAAAATGACAAAATTGTTCTGTTTGATATTGGCTATGTCACATCCGATCCTGTTCAA GTCCTAGAGAAAGGGAAATCTAAATTCTCTCGACTTAACTCTGAACTTAATAATGGCTTATCTGATGTGGTTTTCGCTTCAGATGGCAAATCAAG ATTGTTTGGATCTGGGTTGGATGGTGCCATCTATATGTGGGATCGACGGCAAAGTAATATTCACTGTCTTGAGCTTACTACATTGTCACAATGTCAACTTAATAGTATTGAATTGGACTTGGAAAATCGG GTTATTTTTGGGGCAAGCAGGCACGGTATTATCTATGCTTGGGACCTTCGTGGAGGAAGAACATCCTTCGCTTTTCAAAGTCATAATGAG GTACCCCTTTTGACATCATTGAAGATATCATCAATGTTGGAGAAGATTACATCCTTGAAG GTGCAATCGAACATAGTTTCGAGCGAAATTCACTCACTAAATTTTGACCCATCTTGTCCTTACCAATTAGCATTCCATCTTGATGATGGCTG GTCTGGTGTGCTCAACATCAATACTCTCACAGTAACACACATGCACTGCCCCCCTCCTGCTTGGTT GGAAGGTGTGGATATGTCACTGTGCCCAAGCACAAGAAAACCATCTTGGCTCCCAACATGCTCG GTCTATGCAGTCGGATCTTTGAGTGGTGCTGGAATATATCTTTTGGATTTCCGCCCTAATACAAACTCAGCATGCCATGTCGACTTCGA TGAGGAACAAGAGAGCAATTCGAGGGGGCGCAGAGGAACAATTCAAAACAAGTTTGTTCCTGCATCTCAAAATGTGGTAGCTTGTGCTGCTCACCCCCTTAATGGCACCATAATTGCTGGAACTAAG CATTCTTCATTGCTCGTACTCTCTCAAAAGCGAAAGGGCAGTCCATGA
- the LOC109725820 gene encoding protein POLYCHOME-like, whose protein sequence is MPETRELMARRGGAAAVGELSGGFFIRRVTSPGAVAAAAAAAAARKRRLRRDSATDNKENVAPWGPVGRHPSRTRRSPLPEWYPRTPLRDITAIVRAIERQRRSRRRATAAQQRTREGTEAASPPRDMTSSPQEPSDSNEDTALIHTVAPSDVSNTTSLASPTEGLNSSPSPTALSLPTSEPSPQTQSASNDLSPAVNEKLSSLIDEMQRLVMENLRRAPQAAQPCKKKSTTATQRSSVLMSMR, encoded by the exons ATGCCGGAGACGAGGGAGTTGATGGCGCGACGAGGAGGAGCGGCCGCGGTGGGGGAGCTCTCCGGCGGGTTCTTTATCCGGCGGGTGACGTCGCCCGGAgctgtggcggcggcggcggccgcagcGGCGGCGAGGAAGCGGCGTTTGCGGCGCGACTCGGCGACGGATAACAAGGAGAACGTGGCGCCGTGGGGCCCCGTGGGGCGGCACCCGTCCCGGACGAGGAGGAGCCCCCTCCCCGAGTGGTACCCGAGGACGCCGCTTCGCGATATTACGGCCATCGTCAGG GCGATCGAGAGGCAGCGCAGGAGCCGCAGAAGGGCCACTGCAGCTCAGCAGAGGACCCGTGAGGGCACTGAAGCTGCTTCTCCTCCACGAGACATGACCTCTTCACCACAGGAACCAAGTGATTCTAATGAGGACACAGCACTGATTCATACCGTCGCCCCTTCCGATGTTTCTAATACTACCTCTTTAGCTTCTCCAACTGAGGGCCTTAACAGCTCTCCCTCTCCCACTGCCCTTTCCCTCCCTACCAGTGAACCCTCTCCTCAGACCCAATCCGCTTCAAATGACCTGAGCCCAGCAGTCAATGAGAAACTATCGAGCTTGATTGACGAGATGCAGAGGCTTGTAATGGAGAATCTGAGGCGCGCCCCGCAGGCCGCACAGCCTTGCAAGAAGAAGAGTACTACTGCTACACAGAGATCGAGTGTTCTGATGTCGATGCGATAA
- the LOC109725419 gene encoding 60S ribosomal protein L6-like isoform X2 encodes MAPKKARVGSRNPSLARGIGKFSRSKMYHKRGIWAIKAKHGGVFPRHEPKEAAAAAASEKPAKFYPADDVKKPLANRRKPKPTKLRASITPGTVLILLAGRFMGKRVVFLKQLPSGLLLVTGPFKVNGVPLRRVNQAYVIGTSTKVDISGVNVEKFDDKYFAKEKKTKTKKTEGEFFETEKEVCCLQNANKPVKCIDAT; translated from the exons ATGGCGCCGAAGAAGGCTAGGGTTGGGAGCCGCAACCCCTCGCTGGCTCGCGGGATCGGCAAGTTCTCGCGGTCGAAGATGTACCACAAGCGCGGGATCTGGGCCATCAAGGCCAAGCACGGTGGCGTCTTCCCCCGCCACGAGCCCAAggaggcggcggccgcggcggcgtcgGAGAAGCCCGCCAAGTTCTACCCCGCCGACGACGTTAAGAAGCCCCTCGCCAACCGCCGCAAGCCCAAGCCCACCAAGCTTAG GGCGAGTATTACTCCTGGGACGGTGTTGATCCTGCTTGCTGGGAGGTTCATGGGGAAGAGAGTCGTCTTCCTCAAGCAGCTCCCATCAGGATTGCTTCTAGTCACCG GGCCCTTCAAGGTCAATGGAGTCCCACTTCGCCGTGTCAATCAAGCTTATGTGATTGGAACATCGACCAAGGTTGATATTTCTGGCGTTAATGTTGAAAAGTTTGATGACAAATATTTCGCCAAGGAAAAGAAGACGAAAACAAAGAAGACCGAGGGTGAATTTTTCGAGACGGAGAAGGAGGTTTGTTGTCTGCAGAATGCTAATAAACCGGTGAAATGCATTGATGCCACCTAA
- the LOC109725617 gene encoding probably inactive leucine-rich repeat receptor-like protein kinase At5g06940 produces MATTNTFTATLLFIFFCVFFFLATPTSSSTQEQHEEELLLDFKSAINDPASALSDWSPETSPKSHFCNWTGVSCSAINTVASLELPHLNLSGDISASACLFPHLSSLNLAHNNFNSSIPLHLSQCTGLRTLNLSHNSFWGTLPDQISDLASLQSLDLSSNRLEGRIPLSLGSLIGLQVLNLGANLFAGTVDPSIFANLTQLVVLDLSQNPNLGSELPEEIGSLGKLRSISMQNSRFYGKIPFTFLSLSELEVLDLSQNNFTGNIPLGFGFGNRKLVTLDLSQNKLSGLFPADVCFGKALVELSLHDNSFIGVIANSSLGNCSALQRFQVQNNGFGGAFPSGLWSLPDIRLVRAENNRFSGQIPELASIPPRLEQVQIDNNSFSGGIPQNLGLINTLYRFSASLNRLNGSLPENFCDSPVLSIINLSHNSLSGPIPELRNCKRLVSLYLADNSFTGKIPPSLGHLPVLTYIDLSSNKLSGEIPQELSNLKLALFNVSFNQLSGNVPPSLISGLPASYLQGNPDLCGPGLPNQCDLPPRRRSPRTGELILVLILVLAILGFLLFAAGYFAVYQKFEEKAKNTDCWKFVFFYPIKVAEEELFAGLNDKNVRGRGAFGKVYVIKLHCGEFVAVKRLVNSGNLSLRAIKSEMKLLAKARHRNINKVLGFCFSEGEVLIFYEYVKNGSLGDVLYRSDFVLEWNERVKIALGIAQGLVYLHKDYVPRMLHRDLKSNNVLLDDDLEPRITGFGLDRVLGEASYRLSMASELSSCCYIAPEHGCNKKATDLTDVYSFGVILLELITGRPAEQPASRESVDIVKWVRRKVNTTDGSLQVLDRRISVVAQREMLRALDLALRCTSVMPQIRPAMDEVVRTLQSLYYVARPPSVLSIETSLE; encoded by the exons ATGGCCACCACTAACACCTTTACTGCTACtcttctcttcatcttcttctgcgtcttcttcttccttgcaACGCCCACTTCGTCTTCTACACAAGAGCAGCACGAAGAAGAACTCCTCCTCGACTTCAAATCCGCCATTAACGACCCAGCCTCCGCCCTCTCCGACTGGTCCCCGGAAACGTCCCCAAAGAGCCATTTTTGCAACTGGACCGGGGTCAGCTGCTCCGCCATTAACACGGTGGCCTCCTTGGAGCTCCCGCACCTCAACCTCTCCGGGGACATCTCCGCCTCCGCGTGCCTCTTCCCCCACCTCTCCTCCCTCAACCTCGCCCACAACAACTTCAACTCCTCCATCCCCCTCCACCTCTCCCAGTGCACCGGTTTGCGCACCCTCAACCTCTCCCACAACTCCTTCTGGGGCACCCTCCCCGACCAGATCTCCGACCTCGCCTCGCTCCAATCCCTCGATCTGAGCTCCAACCGACTCGAGGGCCGGATCCCGCTGAGCTTGGGATCGTTGATCGGGCTCCAAGTTCTCAACCTGGGGGCCAATCTCTTCGCGGGCACGGTGGATCCCTCCATTTTCGCCAATTTGACCCAGTTGGTTGTTCTCGATCTGTCCCAAAATCCGAACTTGGGATCGGAACTGCCCGAGGAGATTGGGAGTCTGGGGAAATTGCGGTCGATTTCGATGCAAAATTCGCGTTTTTATGGGAAAATCCCTTTCACCTTTCTGAGCCTCTCCGAATTGGAGGTCTTAGACCTGTCGCAGAACAATTTCACAGGTAACATCCCTCTGGGTTTTGGTTTCGGTAATCGAAAGTTGGTGACTTTGGATTTGTCTCAGAATAAGCTCTCTGGGCTATTTCCTGCTGATGTTTGCTTCGGAAAAGCGCTTGTGGAACTTAGTCTTCATGATAATTCTTTCATTGGAGTCATAGCCAACAGTAGTTTAGGGAATTGCTCTGCTCTTCAGAGGTTTCAAGTGCAAAACAATGGATTTGGTGGAGCTTTCCCATCCGGGCTATGGTCATTACCTGATATAAGGCTCGTCAGAGCCGAAAACAACCGATTTTCGGGGCAGATTCCTGAGCTAGCTTCGATTCCACCTCGTCTCGAGCAAGTTCAGATCGACAACAACAGCTTCAGCGGTGGAATTCCGCAGAATTTGGGGCTGATCAACACGTTATATAGGTTCTCCGCCTCGCTTAATCGATTGAACGGATCCCTCCCTGAGAATTTCTGCGACTCGCCTGTTTTGAGTATCATTAATCTCTCCCATAATTCTCTCTCAGGTCCGATCCCGGAGCTTAGAAACTGTAAAAGGTTGGTATCTTTATATCTAGCAGATAACAGTTTCACCGGAAAAATCCCTCCTTCTCTTGGGCATTTGCCGGTGCTTACGTATATCGACCTGTCGAGTAATAAACTTAGCGGTGAGATCCCGCAGGAGCTCTCGAATTTGAAGCTTGCCCTGTTCAATGTGTCCTTCAATCAGCTCTCCGGTAACGTTCCGCCCTCGCTGATTTCCGGTCTACCTGCCTCGTATTTACAAGGAAACCCGGATTTATGCGGACCCGGATTACCCAATCAATGCGATTTGCCTCCGAGAAGAAGAAGTCCGCGAACCGGCGAATTGATATTGGTTTTGATCTTAGTGTTAGCTATTCTCGGATTCTTATTGTTCGCTGCAGGCTATTTTGCAGTTTATCAGAAGTTCGAAGAAAAGGCGAAGAACACCGATTGCTGGAAATTTGTGTTCTTTTACCCTATCAAAGTTGCCGAAGAGGAATTGTTCGCGGGTCTGAATGACAAAAATGTTAGAGGTAGGGGAGCATTTGGTAAAGTTTACGTAATTAAGCTACATTGTGGGGAATTTGTTGCTGTGAAGAGGCTGGTTAACTCTGGTAATCTGTCTCTGAGGGCTATAAAGTCTGAGATGAAACTATTGGCTAAGGCAAGGCACAGAAACATTAACAAAGTGTTGGGCTTCTGCTTCTCAGAAGGAGAAGTGCTTATCTTTTACGAATACGTGAAGAATGGGAGCTTAGGGGATGTATTATATAGATCGGATTTTGTGCTGGAGTGGAACGAGCGCGTTAAAATTGCTCTCGGAATTGCTCAAGGCTTGGTTTACCTACACAAGGACTACGTTCCGCGTATGCTTCACCGAGATTTGAAGTCGAATAATGTTCTCCTTGACGATGATCTTGAACCGAGAATTACTGGATTCGGGCTCGACCGTGTTCTTGGGGAGGCATCGTATCGGCTGTCCATGGCTTCTGAGTTGAGCTCTTGCTGCTATATAGCCCCAG AACATGGTTGTAATAAAAAAGCAACAGATCTCACAGATGTTTACAGCTTCGGCGTCATTCTATTAGAACTGATCACTGGAAGACCTGCAGAACAACCTGCGTCGAGGGAGTCTGTTGATATTGTGAAATGGGTGAGAAGGAAAGTGAACACAACCGACGGATCTTTACAAGTGCTCGACCGGAGGATCTCCGTTGTGGCCCAACGGGAGATGTTGCGAGCGCTGGATCTCGCCCTCCGATGCACGTCGGTGATGCCTCAGATAAGGCCGGCAATGGACGAGGTTGTGCGGACGCTGCAGTCGCTCTATTATGTCGCTCGTCCTCCAAGTGTTTTGTCTATCGAGACGAGTCTCGAATGA
- the LOC109725619 gene encoding pirin-like protein — protein MAETLDQVASPELTKPRHVVRKFQARPQHEGVGAVVRRSIGRFELKYFDPFLALDEFSVTAPAGFPDHPHRGFETVTYMLEGAVTHEDFEGHKGTIKAGDLQWMTAGRGIVHSEMPAGPGTSKGLQLWVNLSSANKMIEPRYQEIQGKDIASTSKNGIAVRVIAGRSMGLQSPVYTRTPTMYLDFTLKPLAHLRQPVPPAWNAFVYTLEGEGVFGVERSGPVGPHHLLLLGQGDGLEVWNKSAKPVRFVLIGGEPLGEPVAQLGPFVMNTEEEIDRTVDDFQYYTNGFEKAEHWRSEAMVGFQV, from the exons ATGGCGGAAACACTAGATCAGGTGGCCTCACCGGAGCTCACGAAGCCGCGCCACGTGGTGCGGAAGTTCCAGGCGCGGCCGCAGCACGAAGGAGTCGGAGCCGTCGTTAGGAGGAGCATCGGAAG GTTCGAGCTCAAGTACTTCGATCCATTCCTTGCTTTGGATGAGTTCTCAG TTACTGCTCCAGCTGGATTTCCTGATCATCCCCACAGAg GATTTGAAACTGTCACTTACATGCTAGAG GGAGCAGTTACTCATGAAGATTTCGAAGGGCACAAGGGCACGATAAAGGCCGGCGACCTGCAATGGATGACGGCCGGGCGCGGGATCGTGCACTCGGAGATGCCGGCCGGCCCGGGCACCTCCAAGGGCCTCCAGCTTTGGGTCAACCTCTCCTCCGCGAACAAAAT GATCGAGCCAAGATACCAAGAGATACAGGGCAAGGACATAGCATCGACCTCGAAGAACGGAATCGCGGTCCGCGTTATAGCGGGCCGGTCCATGGGCCTCCAATCCCCGGTCTACACGCGGACGCCGACCATGTACTTGGACTTCACTCTCAAGCCGTTGGCCCACCTCCGGCAGCCCGTCCCGCCGGCGTGGAACGCGTTCGTATACACCCTCGAAGGCGAGGGTGTCTTCGGCGTGGAAAGATCCGGCCCGGTCGGCCCGCACCACCTTCTCCTATTGGGCCAGGGTGATGGGCTCGAGGTGTGGAACAAGTCGGCGAAGCCGGTTCGGTTCGTGCTCATCGGCGGCGAGCCGTTGGGCGAGCCGGTGGCCCAGCTAGGGCCGTTTGTGATGAACACCGAAGAGGAGATCGATCGGACGGTCGACGATTTCCAATATTACACCAATGGGTTTGAGAAGGCCGAGCACTGGAGATCAGAGGCCATGGTGGGCTTCCAAGTTTGA
- the LOC109725417 gene encoding lysine-specific demethylase JMJ30 isoform X1 — MGSEPGGGGGSGSGSSGSGGVGEERRAALLRRITEEGGFAYVSSAEKAACGDLRAAEAAREMAWEQLHSGPWHAVVPAWRDAYAMACLHVAELRAGAGDRREALRALDMGLIMGGPLLRGELDAAVERIAAEGSEKRREEEEKGDAERWREELAKNQNLEEVLQALPKKSLSCKIIEKRSSMSLETFISDHFLRESPVVISGCIDHWPARTKWKDIEYLKGIAGDRTVPVEVGKNYLCTEWKQELITFSQFLERIWCTDCPANLTYLAQHPLFDQIRELRNDIMIPDFCFAGGGELQSLNAWFGPLGTVTPLHHDPHHNLFAQVVGRKYIRLYPASVSDDLYPHAESMLHNTSQVDLDNIDSEEFPRVENLDFMDCILDEGEMLYIPPKWWHYVRSLSPSFSVSFWWSAMSPSSSERT; from the exons ATGGGAAGCGAaccgggcggcggcggcggcagcggcagcggcagcagcggcagcggcggtgttGGCGAGGAGCGGCGGGCGGCGCTGCTGCGGCGGATAACGGAGGAGGGCGGGTTCGCGTACGTGAGCTCGGCGGAGAAGGCGGCGTGCGGGGACCTgcgcgcggcggaggcggcgcggGAGATGGCGTGGGAGCAGCTCCACTCGGGGCCCTGGCACGCGGTGGTGCCCGCGTGGCGCGACGCCTACGCCATGGCCTGTCTCCACGTCGCGGAGCTCCGCGCCGGCGCCGGGGACCGTCGCGAGGCGCTCCGGGCGCTCGACATGGGCCTCATCATGGGGGGCCCGCTCCTCCGCGGCGAGCTCGACGCCGCCGTTGAGAGAATCGCGGCGGAGGGGAGCGAGAAGCGgcgggaggaggaagagaaggggGACGCCGAGAGGTGGAGGGAGGAGCTCGCGAAGAATCAGAACTTGGAAGAG GTGCTTCAAGCTCTGCCGAAGAAATCTCTGTCTTGTAAGATTATTGAAAAGCGATCATCCATGTCTTTGGAAACCTTTATTAGTGATCACTTCTTACGCGAGTCTCCGGTTGTAATCAGTGGCTGTATCGACCATTGGCCGGCGCGGACAAAATGGAAGGACATTGAATATCTGAAAGGGATTGCAGGGGATCGAACTGTGCCGGTGGAG GTTGGAAAGAATTACCTCTGCACCGAGTGGAAGCAAGAGCTGATCACCTTCTCCCAATTCCTGGAGAGGATTTGGTGCACCGACTGTCCGGCCAATTTGACATATCTAGCCCAGCATCCTTTGTTTGACCAA ATAAGAGAGCTACGCAATGACATAATGATTCCAGATTTTTGTTTTGCTGGTGGTGGGGAACTCCAATCTCTTAATGCCTGGTTTGGCCCACTTGGGACTGTGACTCCATTACACCACGATCCCCACCATAATCTTTTTGCTCAG GTTGTTGGCAGGAAGTATATACGACTCTATCCCGCTTCAGTGTCAGATGACTTGTACCCTCATGCGGAGTCCATGCTACATAATACCAGCCAG GTAGACCTTGACAATATTGATTCTGAGGAGTTCCCGAGGGTAGAAAATCTCGATTTCATGGACTGCATATTGGACGAAGGCGAAATGCTCTACATTCCACCCAAATGGTGGCACTACGTGCGGTCGCTTTCCCCGAGCTTCTCTGTTAGTTTCTGGTGGAGCGCGATGTCTCCCTCGTCTTCGGAGCGCACATAA